Below is a window of Shewanella khirikhana DNA.
TCGGCGGTTTCACCGAAGATTTCTTCCAACAGCTGTCCGCAGCTCCAGAAGGTTTCGGTTTCGATGCCCACGTCCTTGGCAAGCTTACGCATGAAGTCGATGTTCTTCACTTCTTCGTAGGTCATGGCCTGGATGGTGGCGTTGTCCGGGTTGTAGTGCTTGATGGCTTCGAGCATGCTCATACGGGTGTATGGGCCGCCGAAATCAATCACATGCTCACCGTAAGGCAGCTTGGTGTCACCCAGCAGATCCTTGGCGATGCTGGACAGCATCTCTTCGGTCAGATCGATAAGATCCTTGTAGTCGGCGTAGGCCATATAGAATTCCATCATGGTGAATTCTGGGTTATGGCGTGGCGACAGACCTTCGTTACGGAAGTTACGGTTAATTTCGAACACGCGCTCGAAACCGCCCACAACCAGACGCTTCAGGTACAGTTCCGGGGCAATACGCAGGTACATGTCGATGTCCAGCGCATTGTGATGAGTGATAAACGGACGGGCAGAAGCGCCGCCTGGGATCACGTGCATCATTGGGGTTTCAACTTCCATGAACTCTTTTTTGATCATGAAGTTACGGATAGCAGAAACCACTTTTGAACGCATCTTGAAGGCTTCGCGTGAGTCTTCGTTAACGATAAGGTCAACGTAGCGCTGGCGGTAGCGGGTTTCCTGGTCGGTCAGACCGTGGAATTTCTCAGGCAGCGGACGCAGCGCCTTGGTCAAAAGCTCGTAGCGCTCCATGTTCACATAGAGGTCGCCCTTGCCGGACAGGTGCAGAGTACCTTCCACGCCGATGATGTCACCAATGTCCAGACCCACGTAACGATCTTTCAGATCGGCCTGAACTGACTTCTCGGCATAGGCCTGGATGCGACCTGATACGTCCTGGATCACCAGGAAAGGACCACGCTTGGCCATGATGCGGCCGGCGATAGCAGTCTGGAAACCCAGGGCTTCCAGTTCTTCTTTGGACTTGTCGCCAAACTCGGCCTGAAGCTCAGCGGCCTTGTGTTTACGGCGGAAGGTGTTCGGGTGACCATTGGCTGGGCACTGTTTGCGAACGTGTTCCAACTTGGCACGACGCTCGGCAATCAGCTTGTTCTCATCTTGAATGTGTTCAGTCATCGTCTCTTCTCGCAGTAATTACAGCCCGGATTTAAGGCTGGCTTCAATAAACTTGTCCAGGTCGCCGTCCAGCACCGATTGGGTGTTGCGGGTCTCGACGCCGGTACGCAGATCCTTGATGCGGGAGTCGTCCAGAACGTAAGAACGGATCTGGCTGCCCCAACCGATGTCAGACTTGGCGTCTTCGGCGGCTTGCTTTTCGGCATTCTGCTTCTGCAGCTCCAGCTCATAGAGCTTGGCTTTCAGCTGCTTCATCGCGGTGTCTTTGTTCTTGTGCTGAGAACGGTCGTTTTGGCATTGCACCACAGTATTGGTGGGCAAGTGCGTGATACGTACCGCAGATTCAGTTCGGTTTACGTGCTGACCACCGGCACCCGAGGCGCGGTATACGTCGATACGCAGGTCGGCCGGATTGATGTCGATTTCGATATCGTCTTCAATTTCCGGATACACAAACACAGAACAGAAGGAGGTATGGCGACGGCCACTGGAGTCGAATGGCGACTTACGCACCAGACGATGAACGCCGGTTTCGGTACGCAGCCAACCGTAGGCATACTCACCGGTAAACTTGATGGTGGCACTCTTGATGCCCGCCACATCCCCTTCTGACACTTCAATCAGCTCAGGTTTAAAATCGTGGGCTTCGCCCCAGCGCAGGTACATACGCAGTACGATTTCGGCCCAATCCTGTGCCTCAGTACCGCCGGAACCTGACTGAATATCCAGGTAGCAATCAGAACTGTCGTGTGGGCCGGAGAACATACGACGGAACTCCAGATCCGCAAGGCGCTGCTCAAGCTCTTCCAGCTCGGCCTTGGCATCTTCGAAGGTTTCTTCGTCTTCTTCCTCAACAGCCAGTTCCAGCAGGCCCTCAACGTCTTCCAGACCTGAGTCCAGAGAATCTATGGTGCCTACAACATTTTCGAGGCTGGAACGCTCTTTACCCAGCGCCTGTGCGCGTTCAGGTTCGTTCCAGACATCTGAGCTTTCCAGCTCACGGGTGACTTCTTCCAGACGCTCTTTTTTGGCGTCGTAGTCAAAGATACCCCCTAAGGAGCGAGGTGCGGTCAGCAAGCTCCTTAATTTTGAATTTAACCGGATTGATTTCAAACATGGTGATTCAACTTAAATCGATTGGATTAACAGAAAAAATAAACGGCGTATTCTATCAAACTGGCGCTTTGGTTGCCAGTTGCCGCCCGTGGTTTCGCCCGGTCTTTTTGGCGATATTTTATTCTGGCTGAAGCGGGGTAAATTTTCCGTTTCTCTGCGGTATCAAGCCGGTTCACATGGCAGCTGTCGGGCCCAGCGGTAGCAGGCTTCAAGGCGAAAAACCACAGCGGATCAGGTGCTAAGTTTTTTATTGGCTGCCGTGGCGGCTCATCTGCGCCTGTCTATACTTGGGACATGGAAGACAAAGTACCCAGCTGCTGCTATCACGAAGATGAGGGATTTTCATGCAGTGAGCCCGCAGGCCCCAGCGGCCTGTGCTACTGGCACGACCCCCGCATCACCAAAGATGGCCCGGACGACAAAGCCAAACTGGAAGCATACGCCCGCAAGGGTGGCATGCTCAGAGGCATACATCTCAAACGGGCCAACCTCGAAGGCATCGACCTGGTTCGCCACCACAGCAAAACCGGCTACGACATGAGCCATGCCGAACTGTATCGCGCCAATTTGCAGGGCGCGCACATGTTCAACCTAAACCTTGAAAATGCCAGTTTGATGAAAGCCGACCTGCGCGATGCCAACGTGCACTGCGCCAATCTGCTGAACACCAATCTGCTGGGCATCAAGTGGAACGGCACCAAAATCGAAAACATCAACACCGGCAAACTCATCAAACAGGAGCGGATGGCGCTGGAAGCCGAAAAGGTCGGAGAGGCCGAAATTGCCCAGGACTACTTTGAGCAAGCCGAAGAGATTTACCGCGACCTGCGCAAAGCCGCCGAGCGCGAGGGCTTGTTTGTCATGGCGGGGCATTTTATTCAAAAAGAGCTGACCATGCGTCGCCATCAATTGCCCAAGTTCTCAAGGGCGCGGATGATTTCAAAAATGATTGATGTCTTCTGCGGTTATGGCGAATCGCCGATGCGGGTTATCGGTTTCTCCATGGTACTGATTCTGATTTGCGCCGTTTGCTATTTTTTCACCGGACTGAGCTACAGCGGCAATATTCATGTTTTCCGCACAGAAAACACATTTATGATGAATTTTTACTTATTTTTTAACTGCATATATTACTCAGTTGTCACCTTTACCACCCTGGGGTACGGCGACTTCACCCCCATTGGCTTCTCGCGATTAATCGCCGCAATTGAAGCCTTTACCGGTAGTTTTACCATAGCCCTGTTCGTGGTTGTATTTGTGAAGAAAATGACCCGTTAAATACATCCTGCAAATCAAGGCGCTCAAAATCCAAGGCTGACAACCGCAGCGCCGGATATGGGCGCAAACCAAGCTCCGCATACATGTAAAAAAGGCGCCATCAGGCGCCTTTTCATTGCTAAAACTCACACCTTAAACTGCCCGACCAGGGTTGCAAGCTGCACGCCTTCGCTGGACACCCGCTGGCTGACGGCGCTGGCATCCTGGCTTGAGTCGAGCAGCGCGTTAACAATTTCCTGAATCGCATACACGTTGCGGTTGATCTCTTCGGTCACAGAGCTTTGCTCGGTGGCTGCGGTGGCAATTTGGGTGCTCATATCATTGATGGCGGTTACGGCGCTGGTGACCGAGCCGAGGCTGTCGGAGATGGCCCGGGAGGCATCGACTGAGCGCTGGCAGCTTTGCTGACTTTCATCCATGGTTTTCACCGCGGCCGAGACCAGCTTGTGCAAGTCGGTCAGCATTTCATTGATTTCCAGGGTGCTGGCCTGGGTACGGCTGGCCAGGTTACGCACCTCATCGGCCACCACCGCAAAGCCCCTGCCCTGCTCACCGGCGCGGGCGGCCTCAATGGCGGCGTTCAGCGCCAGCAGGTTGGTCTGTTCGGCAATACCGCCAATCACCGATAGCACAGAGTTGATTTTCTGCGACTGTTCGCTGAGGGATTTGATGTTGGCAGCGGCATCGTCCACCTGTGCCATCAGGGTGGAAATCTCGGTCAGCGAGGTATCCACGCAGGACTGAGCCCGGGCCACATCGTCGGTGGCGGCATGGGTCGCCTCGGCCACCTGGGTGGTATTTTGCGCCACTTCCGCAGCGGTGGAAGACATCTCAGTGATGGCGGTAACCACCTGATCGGTTTCGTTATTGTGGTTTCGAAGCTGCGACGCCATCGCGGAGGTTTGCCGGTCAATGTCCACTGCGGCCTGTTTCACCCGGCCTGTGGTATCGGCCACATCGCGGATGATCCGCTGCAACTTGTCCACAAACAGGTTAAAGGCGTTGCCAAGTTCGGCAATTTCATCCGAGCCTTTCACTTTGAGGCGCGCGGTTAAATCCCCCTCGCCTTTGGCAATGTCGTTGAGGCTGTCTACCATGGTGCGAATGGGCACCACCATGCGATTGGAGGCCACCACAATGGCGGTAAAGGTCACCAGGGTTAACACCACCGACATGATAAAAATGCCCAGCGCCTTTTCTCGCATCGCCTTTTCGGCGCTGCTGGCATAAGCGTTCACCACGGCATTCACATCATCGAGATAGACCCCAGTACCCACCAGCCAATTTTTGCCGGGAATGGGCGCGGCATAACCGATTTTTTCAACCAGCCCCTCCACTCCGGGCTTGGCATGAAAATAGGTGAAGTAGCCACCGCCGCGTTTGGCCGCATCAATCAACCCCACCACGATTTTGTTGCCCTGGGGGTCAGTCATGCCAATCTGATCTGTTCCTTCCTGGGACGGCTTGGTGGCATGGAAAAGGCTGATGCCGTTGTAGTCGTAAATGAAGAAATACCCCGCCGTGCCAAAACGTTGTACCCGCAGGGACTCATTCACATTACCGGCATCCCCAAGCTTGAGCTGATAATCGATGGTGGCCAGGGCGATTTCGGTGGCCTCTTTGAGCTGCTGTTTACGCTCATTCACCAGCTTGTCGCGAAACAGCCCCACCGCATCGGTGAGCGCTGCGCTCTCAAGGCGCCAGGAATAGGCCATCACGGCAGTTAGAATGATAACCAGCGGCAACAAAGCCAGCAGTAACAGCTTGTTTCGTAAACTTAAGTTAGACATGGATATCAACATCTTCTGCTCCCCGCTCAGTTGGGTTCAGTCAGTATTCTGTGCCATGCAAAAAGTATAGTCGTCACCCATGAGACTGACAGCTGACAACACTCTCACCGAAGCTGATTGCATGTAAAAACTGCTTCACAGCCGCAGAGGTTCAGGGAAAAACGCTGGAAACTGTCGCGAGTTAACGAGACAAGCCAGTGCGCTTCGGCGCCAACCAGGAGAAATGGGCGAGAAATGGAAGAAAAGAGTAACGGGGCAGGCAACAGAAAGGCGTAAAGCGGCCTTTGCAGACAAGCCCGCAGCTAACCAAGGCTGCAGTCAGTTTCTGAAGAAGTCCAGCAGATGAGAAACCGCCGCCAGCAGGTGCGCTATCAGGGCGATAAAAAATGCCAACCCCAGATCCTTGTGCCAGCCACGCCAGACAAGGGCTTCGCTGCTGCCTTCGGTTAGAAACCAGCCCAGGCCGGTAACAGCTGTGGCCACCAGCAGCAAGGCACAAATGCCCTCAAGCAGACTGAAAAGCCCATTGCCACCGCCCTTGGGCAGCTTACCTTTAGCCAGCCCTTTAAGATCACTGATAAGCCCGGAGGGCTCAAATAGAGGAAAAAATTGCTTTGCCCGCCCGCCACTTAGGCAGTAACACAACAGCAGAATCGATAGCGGTACCAGCAGCAGCCCAAGGTAGACATGGGTCAGGTCCCACACGCTGGCGTTTTCACGCAGCCGCCGACCCATCAGCAAAAAAGGCGAGCTGCCAAGCACCAGCACAGTGGGCAGTAACACCAACAGATGCAGGCGCGGGGCAAGCCATTGCCATAGTTTTTGCGGGGCGGTTAAGGGCATAGTTTCTCCATGGTGGCCACTTCACGGGCGAAGCTATCAACCTTGCGCCAGTCTGTGTATTCCACCTTGGTCTCGGGGTCGGTAGGCCCCTTGGTTAACCACATGATAAATCGAATGATGTTTCTATCCATGGCGCTGTAGCCACGGTAATCCAGGTTGCCGCCAAACACTTCCAAAAGCTCAGGCCGCCAGGGCGACTTGCCGAGGAAATCCTGCATATACGGATTGGTGGCAGCGGTGTTTTTGGCCGGCTTGCGGGCGACCAAACTGACCGAGAAAAAGGCGCCGGCCTTGGATTTCAGCGCCTCGAGGTTTTTCTCAATATAGCCGTACACGGCGCTGTTGTGCTTGCCATGGCGGATGCTGGCGCCCAGCACCACTTTATCGTAGTGGGACAGCGGCGGCGCTTCACACAAAGGCACCAGGGTCACGTCATCGCCCTGTTTGCGGATCACCTCGGCCATGCGCTCACAGATCTTGCGGGTCTGACCGTGAACGGTGGAAAAAAGGATCAGCGTTTTGCTCACGTTGCACCTGTTAAATTGCTTTGGACTCAGAGGCATGATAGGTCAATCGCAGCGAATTTTTATTGAATTGGATCACGCCCTCCGGGGCTTGTTGAGCTTGATGGTGATAAATTCCGCCAGCCTCACAATTATCGCCATATATCGCCAACGCCAGGGTGCTGCGCTGTCATCTTCGGCAAACTTGTATACGAATTGGCACCGGCTGGTTTAACATGCATAACCACTTATTTTCATTGGTAACACCATGCTTTCCACCGCCGAAGGACCCAAAGCAAAACAACTGCTGTTGTGGATGACGTTTATTATGTCCATGGTGTTTGCCGTATGGCAGGCGCTGCTGAACAACTTTGTGATTGAGCGGGCAAACTTTACCGGCGCCGAAATCGGTATGCTGCAAAGCCTGCGGGAAGTGCCGGGCTTTCTCGCCTTCACCGCCATCTTCGTGCTTATCATGCTTCGCGAGCAATCCTTTGCGCTTATATCACTGTTTGTGATGAGCCTGGGGGTAGCCATTACCGGCTTTTTGCCCTCGGTTATGGGGCTGTACTTCACCACTGTGCTGATGTCTGTGGGGTTTCACTACTACGAAACCTTGAATCAGTCGCTTACCCTGCAATGGGTGGATAAAGACGAAACCGCCGGTTTTATGGGTAAGGCGTTGTCGTGGAAGGCCGCTGCAGCACTCGGGGGATACGGCAGCATCTGGCTGCTGATGACAGTATTCAAACTCGATTATGTGTGGATGTACGCCTTTGTGGGCGGCATGGGCTGCCTGATGACGCTGGCGCTGTGGCTCTACTTCCCCAAATTCGATACCGGCGACAGCCAGCATAAGCGGGTTATTTTGCGCCGCCGTTATTGGCTCTATTACCTGCTGACCTTCTTCTCCGGCGCCAGACGGCAAATCTTTGTGGTGTTCGCAGGCTTTATGATGGTGGAAAAATTCCACTACAGCGTCAGTGAAATCACGGCCCTGTTCCTGATTAACTACGTGATTAACCTGCTGTTTGCCCCGGCTATTGGCCGCCTGATTGGCCGCATCGGCGAGCGAAATGCCCTGTGTATTGAATACCTTGGCTTAATTGCGGTGTTTGTCAGTTACGCCCTGGTGGAAAATGCCCACTTCGCCGCAGCCCTGTATGTGATTGACCACCTGCTGTTTGCCATGGCCATCGCCATGAAAACCTATTTCCAGAAGATTGCCGACCGGGCCGACATTGCCGCCAGCATGTCGGTCAGCTTTACTATCAATCACATAGCGGCGGTGGTGATCCCTGTGCTGCTGGGCTATTTGTGGCTGCAATCCAACGCCGCCGTGTTCTACATAGGTGCCGCCATGGCGGTGTGTTCACTGCTGCTGTCGCTTAATGTGCCAAGGCATCCGGCGCCGGGCAAAGAAGTGCTGCTGTTTGGCGACAAATCCTCGTCAGCGCAGCTAAACTAGGTCAAAGCAAAAAATTAAGGCATGTAAATCAGAGGCGTAACCATGACAGACTCAGACAAGGCCCCAGTCACCGCGAGCGCAAGTAAGCCAGAAAGCGATGTGTCTGCCAGACGCAAAGCGCTGCTGCTGGGGCGGATTTTGGGCCTTGCCAGCGAAGACGACTATCGCCCCTCCAATGTGTCGGTGGCCGAACGTGCCGCCCACCGCGCGCGCAAACAGGCGGCCGTATGCCAGGCCAACGTGGAGGCCATTTACACCCTGGCGCTGAAATACACCCCATCCGATGTTGTCGGCTCAGACCCCGACCCTGACTGGCTATATCAGTTCTTTCAGATGGCCGAACAAATCCACAACCGGCGGATGCAGGAGCTCTGGGGCCGCATATTGGCTCGGGAGCTGACCGAGCCTGGCAATATCAGCCTGCGCACCCTGGAAACCTTACGCAGGCTCACCTGGCGCGAGGCGCAAACCCTCGAAAAAGCCCTGGCAGTGGCGGTACAAATTGGCCACGACGGCAGGCTGAAGGTGTTGTCGGGTTACCGGGTGGTTGGCGGCCTTGGCCAGTACTTCCGCAAGTCTCCGGCAACCCCGATCCCGCTGTCACAGTTTGGTTTGCCGTTTTCGGCACTGGTAACCCTGATGGACGCCGGCATATTGCACAGCAGCGAATTTGAAACCGGCGAGCTTGAGCCCAAGCGCAGCTTCTCACTGCAATTGTCCAAGACCGAGCTCAGCATTACGCCAAAACATGCCCACCTGATCCTCACCTACTACCGCTTCTCCCCGGTGGGCGATGAACTGGCGCAATTGGTGCGCCCCCACGGTGACAACAACTTCGCAGGCGCCCTCAAAGGCTTACTGGCCAAAGATTTTTCGGTAAG
It encodes the following:
- the prfB gene encoding peptide chain release factor 2 (programmed frameshift); translation: MFEINPVKFKIKELADRTSLLRGYLDYDAKKERLEEVTRELESSDVWNEPERAQALGKERSSLENVVGTIDSLDSGLEDVEGLLELAVEEEDEETFEDAKAELEELEQRLADLEFRRMFSGPHDSSDCYLDIQSGSGGTEAQDWAEIVLRMYLRWGEAHDFKPELIEVSEGDVAGIKSATIKFTGEYAYGWLRTETGVHRLVRKSPFDSSGRRHTSFCSVFVYPEIEDDIEIDINPADLRIDVYRASGAGGQHVNRTESAVRITHLPTNTVVQCQNDRSQHKNKDTAMKQLKAKLYELELQKQNAEKQAAEDAKSDIGWGSQIRSYVLDDSRIKDLRTGVETRNTQSVLDGDLDKFIEASLKSGL
- a CDS encoding ion channel, which gives rise to MEDKVPSCCYHEDEGFSCSEPAGPSGLCYWHDPRITKDGPDDKAKLEAYARKGGMLRGIHLKRANLEGIDLVRHHSKTGYDMSHAELYRANLQGAHMFNLNLENASLMKADLRDANVHCANLLNTNLLGIKWNGTKIENINTGKLIKQERMALEAEKVGEAEIAQDYFEQAEEIYRDLRKAAEREGLFVMAGHFIQKELTMRRHQLPKFSRARMISKMIDVFCGYGESPMRVIGFSMVLILICAVCYFFTGLSYSGNIHVFRTENTFMMNFYLFFNCIYYSVVTFTTLGYGDFTPIGFSRLIAAIEAFTGSFTIALFVVVFVKKMTR
- a CDS encoding MFS transporter; this encodes MLSTAEGPKAKQLLLWMTFIMSMVFAVWQALLNNFVIERANFTGAEIGMLQSLREVPGFLAFTAIFVLIMLREQSFALISLFVMSLGVAITGFLPSVMGLYFTTVLMSVGFHYYETLNQSLTLQWVDKDETAGFMGKALSWKAAAALGGYGSIWLLMTVFKLDYVWMYAFVGGMGCLMTLALWLYFPKFDTGDSQHKRVILRRRYWLYYLLTFFSGARRQIFVVFAGFMMVEKFHYSVSEITALFLINYVINLLFAPAIGRLIGRIGERNALCIEYLGLIAVFVSYALVENAHFAAALYVIDHLLFAMAIAMKTYFQKIADRADIAASMSVSFTINHIAAVVIPVLLGYLWLQSNAAVFYIGAAMAVCSLLLSLNVPRHPAPGKEVLLFGDKSSSAQLN
- a CDS encoding TIGR03899 family protein, which gives rise to MTDSDKAPVTASASKPESDVSARRKALLLGRILGLASEDDYRPSNVSVAERAAHRARKQAAVCQANVEAIYTLALKYTPSDVVGSDPDPDWLYQFFQMAEQIHNRRMQELWGRILARELTEPGNISLRTLETLRRLTWREAQTLEKALAVAVQIGHDGRLKVLSGYRVVGGLGQYFRKSPATPIPLSQFGLPFSALVTLMDAGILHSSEFETGELEPKRSFSLQLSKTELSITPKHAHLILTYYRFSPVGDELAQLVRPHGDNNFAGALKGLLAKDFSVS
- a CDS encoding methyl-accepting chemotaxis protein, with the protein product MSNLSLRNKLLLLALLPLVIILTAVMAYSWRLESAALTDAVGLFRDKLVNERKQQLKEATEIALATIDYQLKLGDAGNVNESLRVQRFGTAGYFFIYDYNGISLFHATKPSQEGTDQIGMTDPQGNKIVVGLIDAAKRGGGYFTYFHAKPGVEGLVEKIGYAAPIPGKNWLVGTGVYLDDVNAVVNAYASSAEKAMREKALGIFIMSVVLTLVTFTAIVVASNRMVVPIRTMVDSLNDIAKGEGDLTARLKVKGSDEIAELGNAFNLFVDKLQRIIRDVADTTGRVKQAAVDIDRQTSAMASQLRNHNNETDQVVTAITEMSSTAAEVAQNTTQVAEATHAATDDVARAQSCVDTSLTEISTLMAQVDDAAANIKSLSEQSQKINSVLSVIGGIAEQTNLLALNAAIEAARAGEQGRGFAVVADEVRNLASRTQASTLEINEMLTDLHKLVSAAVKTMDESQQSCQRSVDASRAISDSLGSVTSAVTAINDMSTQIATAATEQSSVTEEINRNVYAIQEIVNALLDSSQDASAVSQRVSSEGVQLATLVGQFKV
- the hemG gene encoding menaquinone-dependent protoporphyrinogen IX dehydrogenase → MSKTLILFSTVHGQTRKICERMAEVIRKQGDDVTLVPLCEAPPLSHYDKVVLGASIRHGKHNSAVYGYIEKNLEALKSKAGAFFSVSLVARKPAKNTAATNPYMQDFLGKSPWRPELLEVFGGNLDYRGYSAMDRNIIRFIMWLTKGPTDPETKVEYTDWRKVDSFAREVATMEKLCP
- a CDS encoding cytochrome b/b6 domain-containing protein, with amino-acid sequence MPLTAPQKLWQWLAPRLHLLVLLPTVLVLGSSPFLLMGRRLRENASVWDLTHVYLGLLLVPLSILLLCYCLSGGRAKQFFPLFEPSGLISDLKGLAKGKLPKGGGNGLFSLLEGICALLLVATAVTGLGWFLTEGSSEALVWRGWHKDLGLAFFIALIAHLLAAVSHLLDFFRN
- the lysS gene encoding lysine--tRNA ligase, translated to MTEHIQDENKLIAERRAKLEHVRKQCPANGHPNTFRRKHKAAELQAEFGDKSKEELEALGFQTAIAGRIMAKRGPFLVIQDVSGRIQAYAEKSVQADLKDRYVGLDIGDIIGVEGTLHLSGKGDLYVNMERYELLTKALRPLPEKFHGLTDQETRYRQRYVDLIVNEDSREAFKMRSKVVSAIRNFMIKKEFMEVETPMMHVIPGGASARPFITHHNALDIDMYLRIAPELYLKRLVVGGFERVFEINRNFRNEGLSPRHNPEFTMMEFYMAYADYKDLIDLTEEMLSSIAKDLLGDTKLPYGEHVIDFGGPYTRMSMLEAIKHYNPDNATIQAMTYEEVKNIDFMRKLAKDVGIETETFWSCGQLLEEIFGETAEPKLMQPTFITGYPADISPLARRSDGNDFITDRFEFFIGGREVANGFSELNDAEDQDNRFKAQVEAKDAGDDEAMFYDADFITALEHGLPPTAGQGIGIDRLVMLFTNTHTIRDVILFPAMRPQAQ